CCCGTAGCGGCCAGCTATTCTCATGATGACTTCGAAGCTTTCATGCGTCGTAGCTACCTATCACTTTGTTGGGCAAATCATCAAATCCGTGGTGAAAATCCTCTTCTGTGCCTTCGCTCAAGGCTAGATGCTACTAGCGATACGTCCCATTACCCAACCAAATCAGCTGGGCATGCTCCGTGCCTTCTCCGGGATTACCACGATAAAGTTCTGTTTAGTCTGTTTATACTTTTCAAGCAGATGCCAGGAATGAACAATTTCACTCATGAGCATAGATGGGCTACGAAAGACGGAGAGTAGCCAAGGGGAAATCACCAATTGACAGCTTCAATGTTATAAGCAGAAGTTTCTGCTCCTACTCTTATACTACTAAAGTGGCACACGTAATCAAAAAGCTACTCATCGTCTTTGGCTTTTTACAGACCCGAGGTATTTTTCCACTCTAAGCATTTATAACCACATAGTAAGGACTGATAAGGTTTACTTATCGGTCCTTATATTGTAGGCGATAAAATGACCGTTTTTCGCCTCGTTACTCCTATTATATATGTTATATATGTCCACCGAAAGTCAGCTGCCCGTACTGCCTACTTCGCCCGGTGCGCAGGTGCCCGCTCACCTGGTGGCATCCACCTCTCGCTACGTCGAGTCCGGCCTGCGCGGGGCGGCTAACACCGTGCGCGCCTACGCCGGCGACTGGAAGCGCTTCTCGGCTTGGTGTGAGCTCCACGAGCTTGCCGCGCTGCCGGCTCCGGTCGAAGCAGCGGTTGGGTTTCTGACGGAGCTGGCCGACGCGGGGAAAAAATTTGCCACCATCCAGCGCCACGCCGCCGCCATTGCCAAGGCTCACGAGCTGGCCGGCGTGGATTCGCCTACAGCCGACAAGAAACTTAAGGTGCTACTCAAGGGCATTGCCCGCGAAATCAAGACCCGCCAAAAGCAGGCCCCGGCATTTTCGCTAGCTAACTTCAAGCGTACCGTCAAGAGCATCGATGTAACCGGGTCGGCTGGATTGCGCAACCGGGCCCTGCTGCTACTGGGCTTTACCGGAGCGTTTCGCCGCTCGGAGCTGGAGGCGCTTAACATCGAAGATCTGGCCTTCGATGAGGAAGGGTTGGTCGTAACGCTGTCACAGAGTAAGACCAATCAGATGGGGCAGGCCGAGGAGAAGGCCATTTTCTATTCGCCGGATTCGGCCCTGTGTCCGATCCGGTCACTGCAGGCCTGGCTGAGGGTACTCGGTCGCACGGAAGGTCCAGTGTTCGTATCGCTGCGCAAAAACAATCAGGTCACCACCCGGCGCATGACTACCAAGTACACCAACCTGATCGTGCAGCAGCTCTTAGGGCCACAGTTCACGGCGCACTCGTTGCGGGCCTCCTTTGTGACGGTGTCCAAGCTCAACGGCGCCGATGACTCCAAGGTGATGAACCAGACGAAGCACAAAACGAGCGCGATGATTCGGCGCTACACCCGGCTGGACAATGTGCGCCAGCATAATTCGGCCAAAGAACTGGGCTTGTAGGACATGGTCACGTTTGTTGAACGGTCGTTTATGACCTATTGCAAGAAGCTTCCACCGGATGAACTGGAGTAGACCGAGCCAACTAACATTATCATCTATTGATGCTACACGGTGAATTCATCCACTATTATAACTGGTTGCGCTGCTTCCCTATCGACCTGCATACTTGTCACTTTTACTAAAGAGAACCAACTCGTGCGGCACGGATATATTGCCCGTCTTTGACGCTGTCAAGTCAATATCCTCAAGGAGCCGTTATCTCCAGGAGTATGAAAATACTTGTGACCGATAGTTCTAGGTGAGTGGGACGGGCAATCTACAACCAATTAGCTAGCCAGCATGAGGTAGTGGGTATTCACCGAGCGCTATTTTCCACCATGCGCATGGTTGCGAATTTTGTAAACACTACCCTGCTGCGAAAAACCCTACAAGGGGCGGATACCATCATCCATACAGCGGCTTTGGATGCTCCTTATGTCGGCATGGTGCCCGACCACGAGTTTGAGTGGGTGAAAGTTAAGGGCACCCGACTTTTGGTGAAAGCTGCGTAATAGGTCGGCGTGCCGCAGATGGTGTTCACGAGGACTACGGCCGTATTCGGACAATCCACATTCTCCAGCAGGGCCACCTGGATCACGCAAGAAACTACGCCGAAGCCGCACAGCATTTACCTCTACACCCAGCTGGCGGGCGAAGTGGTGCTACGCGCCGCAGCTGAACCCACGCTTGCGGTGGAAATGTTGCGCATATCGCGCTGCTTCCAGAGCCAGTAGGGTGTTGTTAAACAAATAGGGCAAAACCTCCGAGTCCGTGGTCAAATGGCTTAGTCACTTGTGATAAGGTGCAAATGCGGCGTAAGAGCATCGAAAACCTGATAGTCTTACACGCTCCTTAACGCAATCGAATATGGGTGGCGATAACGAACGCTAAGACTATCGTTTCGATCATATGCCGAGTAACATATTGGCAAACAGAATACTACTCATGAAAATCAGGCAGTTGTACTCCTAAGTCGGAGGTTTTGCCCTATTTGTTTAACAACACCCAATCTTTTAATGGATAGCAGCACCTTCTGGGAGTTTGTGATAGGTTTCGCAGGCGTCTTACTCTTGGGCTTTGTCGCCAATGTGCTCCTGCTTTTCAAGGCCCTTTGGCGCCGTGAATACCTCTTGGCCATTGGGTATACACTCGTGGTGGTAGGAGCAGTGGTCTTGCTCAATGCTCTGCCGACTTACAGTAAAACAGGTGGCTGAGTCCCACGCGGGTATGTATTAACGATAATTTAAATATGGCACGTAGAAGCTGCGGGTGCTTGTAAGATACGCGGTAAGACAGGCCAAAGATCTTTGCTTACTTATCTTCACCTATGCCTATCCAGCGTAGCCCTATCCAGGGTCCCCTATCCCTGACGGACTATTATCAGCACATTGCCGCAAGCACGAACCCCGTTGATCGTTTAGCAGGTGAGCAGATGCTGCAATTACTCACCTTGCTCGACAGTTTGTTCTCTCAACTACCACTTTGGGGCGTGACATCCATGGCGCGGCTGGGCCTTTCGCCCGACCCGCGTTATGGGAGTGAATGGTGGGTGCTGATCAGGGCAAACGCAATTCCTGGTTCGTATGAGATCGAGTACCTCATGCCGGCCGATCGGCGCCCCTGGGTAGGAGCGGTAGTACAGGGCACCAGCTACTCATGGGAGCAAACGACAGAGTACCTGCTGCTGGCCATGCGCGAAAGCGGGGCGTGGGCAGCGAATCCTGCTTTCAATGCTGTACTGGCACACCACCAGTTGGAACAAGCAAAAGAGGATGACGCTGAGAAGAAATGAACTTTATGTTTGCAGAACTTCCCCTTTAGGCCGCCATTCTTGCGTAGGGCCGTGCCACCGCACTGCTTACAGATAAGAGTCATCTGAAGCAGTACCCAACATACGCATCACCTACTGGTATGCCATCGTCTGCACAGGTACCTTCCTAGATCGCAACGACTCAAGCAATGACTAGATGTATTTTCGGTATACAAACGTTGCTATTAGCATTATTGCTTCATTCCTGCTCTGATAAGACAGATCAAATAAGTACCTCGATTCCCGGAAAACCTACTGAATCCGTATCGATTCGTGCTTATAACAGTGGTTTCAGCTTACATCAAACAGTCGTAGTTGAACGCACCACCGATACTGGTATTTTTAGCAAGCCAACTGCATCGCTAATTGCTACTCGAAATTTATGGAATGCAAAGACTGTGGTAGCGAGGGACTTTTCGTTGACGTGGCGAACGGCTGACTCACTAGTCATATCTTCTCCACATTTAGGGAACATGCTTTTTATCGTCTCGACAAATAAGTTAATAGGAGGGCATGAGACAACCAGACCCTGGTAGTGTATCAGGGTAGTCAGCCGAGAACGAGGGGCCAGCAGCCATTGACCGGGCCACGTTTTACGGGTAGAACGGCCAACTACGCTATGCTGAAATGGGAGGCGGCAATCGGTAACGAGTCCTCCACGTAACTGTTGTATCAACCTTTTAGCCAAGGCCACGCCTGCACCCCACGCTACGTACGCACTCGCCATGACACCACCTTCGAGCTATCTACCTGCGGCTGCTTCCCCGCGCCGCCAACTCCTGGATATCGGGTTACGCTTGCTGGAAGAGCAAGGATTTCAGCAGGTATCCCTGGTGGACATTGCCACGGCCGCCGGGCGGCCCCTGGCGGATGTTTACCGCCATTTCGGTACTAAAAGCGACTTTGTGCTGGGCTTTTACCAGCGCCTGCACGACGAGTTGGAAGTGAAGATCTCGGACCTGCCAATCGGCTCGGTAGCATTACGCTTTCAGACACTAGTGCGCTGGAAAGTAGCCTTGCTGCTGCCCCAGCAACGCTTGCTTCGCTCGCAGCTGGCCAATCTGCTCGACGCGGAGGCACCCGCGGGCGTGCTCAGCCCTGAAACGGAGAGCATCCGGCTGCGCGGGCTGGCCTTATTTGAACTCGTGGTGAGCGGGGCCGCGGATGCTCCCGCGCCGGAACTACGGTCAGCCTTGGCTCAGACCCTCTACGCGGCTCATTGGGGCGTGCTGGCGCTGCGCCTGCTTGACCGCTCAGCCGATGGAAAAGCAACTGATGAGCTGCTGCAGCTGTTCGGGGCCGGGCTCGAGCTTACCACGCCTAGCCTGGCTACCCTGCTGGGGCCGCTGCTGTTAGGGCAGGTATCCGGGGCTGTAGCCCATTTCCTGAATCTGGACCCGACTGTTGACTTCGACGTGGCCCGCCGCATTGCCAAAGTGCTGCTACGGCATCGCAAGGTGCTGCCAACCGGCCCCGACGAGACGGTCACCAATGAAGAGCAAAGTATTGCTCTGCACCTGCCTAAGCTACACTACTACATCCGCCAGGGCCTGCCCATCCACCTGATTTTGCCCGCCTTTCCGGCCAAGTCGCCCAACCCCCAGAAGGTACTGGGCAAGCTCCCGGACCTGGGCGAGGAAATTGCGCTGACCTTTCTGCAGAGTCTCTGCGACGAGATCCGGCAGGTATACGCGCCCGGCGCCCGGCTGAGCATCTGCGCCGACGGGCGCGTCTTCGCCGACTTGGTGCAGGTCAGCGACGCGGACGTGTCGGCCTACAACGAGGAGTTGAAGCGGCTGCTCCGGCAATTGAATACGCCCGATCTGGACGTGGTGAACCTGGAAGACCTGCTGGCTACGGATTCATTCGACAAGGCCCGCACCTGGATTGCCGGCCAGTACGGGGAGCCGTTGGAGGATCTCAAAGCCCGGGTGCGGGACACGGAGCACCACCGGGCCATGTTCAATGGCATTCACCGCTTCGTCTCCGAAGACCGCCTGACCCTGGAGCCGACCAAAAGCAAGAGCCGCGTAAAGGAGGAAAGCAAGGAAGTGGCGTACGAGGTTATCCGGCGCAGCAATGCCTGGACCCGCCTGCTGGCCCAGGAGTTCCCACACGCCGTACGCCTGAGTATTCACCCGCAGCACCCCTACTCCGACAAAATTGGCCTGCGCATGACCCGGGCCGTGGATGACTGGATCACGCCCTGGCACGGGGTGGTGCTGCTGCGCGATAACGAGTATGTGCTGCTGAAGCGCTACCAGGCCGAAGCAGCCGGGGCCGAGCTGGTGCAGAAAGACGGCCGGGCCAGTCACTTCGTCGCCCGCCCGGAAACTGTACCAAACAAGCTAAATTTCTAACCAATACGTATCCAATGGCGCTGCACCTTTGTCCAACCTGTCAACAGAAGGATTTTTTCTGGGGAATGTCCGAAGACGAAAATGGTCAGGATGCGACCCTATGGGGATGCGCAGCGTGTCGATATAGTGCGTACGAATATGACGAGCGCCTGGCCCGCCCTTGTCTGCGCTGCCACAACGGAGAAGAGCTGCTTCTGGTTGATCAACAGCGCCGCTACTGGTGGTGCTCTTATTGCAACCATACGACGACCATCGAGCTACTACACCCCCAATAACCCGCAGAAGCTAATGCAGCATTAAGATCCGTAACACCCTATCGTATCTCACCCCTCTTTTGTACCTGCGGAGCACATTTTCGCGCTATTCTACGTCCTGCTATGCCTACTTACTTCCTTACACCCCAAACGCCCTTTGGATTGCTCGTCCAGGCCGATTCGCCCGGCCAAACCATTGCCGGTATACCCGCCGACCAGATCCGGGCGTGGGTGCAGGAGCACCGACTGCTGATTTTCCGCGGGTTTAGGCTGTTTGATAAAACGCAGTTCGCCCTTTACGCGCAGCAGTTGGGCGAGCCGCTGCAGTGGCCCTTCGGGGCCATCAACGAACTCAAAGTAAAAGCTGACGCCAAGAACTACCTCTACACGCCCAGCGCCGTGCCCCTGCACTGGGACGGGGCCTTTGTGGGCCGCATTCCGTACCTGATCTTCTTTCAGTGCCTGAAAGCGCCCCGCGCCGAGGACCGGGGCGGCACCACCTTCGCCGACACGGGCCGGGCGCTGGCCCGGGCCACGGCCGCGCAGCGGGCCCGATGGGCCCAGGCCACGCTCCGCTACCGGACCGAGAAAATCGTGCACTACGGCGGCACGCTCACCCAGCGGCTGCTGCAGGACCACCCGGTTACGGGCGAGCCGACCATCCGTTTTGCCGAGCCCGTGCACGACCTCAACCCCGTTACGGTCGAAGTGCTCGACGCCACCGAAGAGCAGCAGGCGGCGCTGATTGCAGAGCTGCAAGCTGCCCTGTACGCCCCGGAGGTGTTCTACATTCACACTTGGCAGGACAACGACATCGTGCTGGCCGATAACCACGTGCTGCTGCACGGCCGCGACGCGTTCCTGAACCCCAATGAGCGCCACATTCAGCGCATCAACCTGCTGGCCCGGCCGGCGCACCGGGGCGTGGCGCAGTTTCTGAAAAACAGCAAAACCCTGCGCCGCACCGAGTTTCTGATTGCCGAAATCCCCATTTTCCTCATCCCCATCTTTCTCAGCGCCGAGAATTTCCGCTTCCTGAAAAAGCCGGAGCTGTACGCGGGGCTGGCGGGCATCTACCTGCTCTTCAATTTCGGCGACATGGTCAACGCCTACGCCGACCGCCGCGTGGATGCCGTCTACAAAAGCCACTTGTCCAACGCCATTTTCGAGCTGGGACCGGCCGGGGTGCGCTGGCAGATGCGGGCTTCGGTGGCAGGCACCGTGCTCATCAGTCTGTGGCTGACGTGCCAGACCGGGCGCTGGCAGTTTGTGCCGCTGACCGTTATCGGCTGGGCGCTGGGCTTCCAGTACTCCTGGCGGCCGCTGCACTTTAAGTCGCGCGGGCTCTGGCAGCTGGCCGCGCAGTGGGCCGTTATCTTTTTCGGGCCCATGGCCTACACGGGCAGTCTGGTGACGCACTTTCCCCGGCCGGCGGTACTCACCATGGCGGGGGCTTACGGGCTGCTGCAGGTGGGCGTGCTGATGCTCAACAACGCCGAGGACTACACCGAAGACCAGGCCGCGGGCCTCAACACGGCCATTGTGGCGCTGGGGCTGCACCGCAGCATGCGGGTAGCGCAGGCCCTGACCGGCGGGGCCGGGCTACTGGCGCTGGGCAGCTTCGCGTACCTGTTCCGGGCCGAAAAACTGCCCAAAGCCGCCTATGTGGCCTTGCTGCCACTGGCCGGGGCCGTGGCCTACGTGGCCCAGGGCTACGAGACAATCAACCAGAAAATAGAGGATAAAGACGAGGCCGCCGCCACCGCTGTGCTCAAGGAAAACGGGATGCGGGTGCCCCAATGGCTGAAGGCCACGGCCTACACCAGCCTGCTGGCCGCCGGCGTGCTTTTTGCCGCCCGCGTGCGGCGGCCCCGGACCCAGCAGTCCTAATACTGCTGGCAATCATACCTCCCACCTGTATCGCCCCCCGCTCGGCATGGCTGACCTGCATTCTGCTTCCCCCTTCACCGGATCTGATCCAGCGGAGCATATCTACGATTGCGCCATCATTGGGGGCGGGGTGGCTGGACTGACGCTGGCCGTGCAGCTGGCCCAGGCCGGGCGGCGGGTCGTGCTGTTCGAGAAGGAAACGTACCCGTTCCACCGCGTCTGCGGCGAGTACATCTCGCTGGAGAACTACGACTTTCTGTGCCGCATCGGAGTGCCGCTGGCCGAGATGGACCTGCCGAGAATGACGCGCTTCACCGTGTCCTCCCCTACCGGGGTGGCGCTGCACCACCCCCTGGATATCGGTGGCATCGGCATCACGCGCTACGAGCTGGATTTGCTGCTGGCCCGGCTGGCCGCGGCGCACGGGGCCAGCATTCAGGAGGGCACCAAAGTGACGGATGTGGTCTTTGCAGGCGACGTGTTCACCCTCACCACGGCCGCAGGCGCGACCGTTCGAGCCCGCACGGCCTGCGGAGCCTGGGGCAAGCACGCCAACCTCGACGGCAAGCTGCGCCGCCCGTTTCTTGCATCCAGCCGGCAGGGGCGCCAGTTTGTGGCCGTGAAGTACCACCTGCAGCTGGCCGGTGGCTTTCCGCAGGATTTGGTGGAGATGCATAATTTTCGCGATGGCTACTGCGGGCTCTCGCCGGTACCCGGGGGGGTAACCAACTGCAGCTACATCAGCGATGTGCGCAACCTGCGCGCCCACGGCAACAGCGTGGCGGAAATGGAGCGCCAGGTGCTCATGCAAAACCCCTTGTTGCGCCCCTACCTGGAGCAGGCCCAGCGGGCCGGACAGGCGCCCATCGTCATTTCCCAAATCACGTTTCGGGAGCGCTCCACCGTGGATGCCCACGTGCTTATGCTGGGCGACGCTGCCGGCACTATTGCCCCGCTAGCCGGCAATGGCATGAGCATGGGCATGAACGCCAGCTTCCTGCTGCACGGCCTGCTGCTTGAGTTTCTGGAGGGCCGCCTGTCCCGCGCCGAGTTGGAGCAGCAGTACACGCAGGCCTGGCGCAATCTGCTGAGCCTGCGCATCAGAGCCGGCCGCCTCATTCACCAGTTTTTCGGCCGCCCGGCCCTGACAACGCTAGCAATTCGGGCCCTCAAGGGCCTGCCGGGAATTACTGATCAGGTGCTGAAGCTCACCCACGGCAAAAGCTATTGATGAAGTAGTCTCAGTTTAATAACTACTTTAAGATGTGTTTTACACGCAACGCGTAGCCCTATCCGGTTGCTTGATCAACTACTTATGCGCCCACTGCTGCTATTCGATGATGGCTACATCCTCAACGGGATAGCTCAGGTGTTATTTGTTCCGGTGGTAGTGGTGGCCGCTATATTTCTGCTTGTTGTCACCTTCAAGGCAATCCGTAAGCCAGCCCCTCAGCAATTGCAAGGCGCTGGCCGTTCGGATGGCGGGTGTGTGATAGCACTAGCCGTGGTGCTGGCGATTCTTCTTGGCTTGTACCTATGGATAAAATGGATGGCTCAACCCTACTATCTGCGCTGAAATGTCTACCGGGCAATCTCATTCGCACTCTGGCGGGGCAGGCCTGCCAGCCGGGGTACGCCGAGGGAACGGGATCACAGGCCCAGTTAAACCAGCCGGTGGGGTGATCGTGGATGCGACCGGCACCCTGTATGTGACGGGCTCCGCAGTACACGACGCGGCTGGAGGATTTGCTGCTGGTAGGCTAGACTTCAAAAAACATACTGACTAT
This genomic window from Hymenobacter sp. DG01 contains:
- a CDS encoding tyrosine-type recombinase/integrase, which translates into the protein MSTESQLPVLPTSPGAQVPAHLVASTSRYVESGLRGAANTVRAYAGDWKRFSAWCELHELAALPAPVEAAVGFLTELADAGKKFATIQRHAAAIAKAHELAGVDSPTADKKLKVLLKGIAREIKTRQKQAPAFSLANFKRTVKSIDVTGSAGLRNRALLLLGFTGAFRRSELEALNIEDLAFDEEGLVVTLSQSKTNQMGQAEEKAIFYSPDSALCPIRSLQAWLRVLGRTEGPVFVSLRKNNQVTTRRMTTKYTNLIVQQLLGPQFTAHSLRASFVTVSKLNGADDSKVMNQTKHKTSAMIRRYTRLDNVRQHNSAKELGL
- a CDS encoding L-tyrosine/L-tryptophan isonitrile synthase family protein — encoded protein: MTPPSSYLPAAASPRRQLLDIGLRLLEEQGFQQVSLVDIATAAGRPLADVYRHFGTKSDFVLGFYQRLHDELEVKISDLPIGSVALRFQTLVRWKVALLLPQQRLLRSQLANLLDAEAPAGVLSPETESIRLRGLALFELVVSGAADAPAPELRSALAQTLYAAHWGVLALRLLDRSADGKATDELLQLFGAGLELTTPSLATLLGPLLLGQVSGAVAHFLNLDPTVDFDVARRIAKVLLRHRKVLPTGPDETVTNEEQSIALHLPKLHYYIRQGLPIHLILPAFPAKSPNPQKVLGKLPDLGEEIALTFLQSLCDEIRQVYAPGARLSICADGRVFADLVQVSDADVSAYNEELKRLLRQLNTPDLDVVNLEDLLATDSFDKARTWIAGQYGEPLEDLKARVRDTEHHRAMFNGIHRFVSEDRLTLEPTKSKSRVKEESKEVAYEVIRRSNAWTRLLAQEFPHAVRLSIHPQHPYSDKIGLRMTRAVDDWITPWHGVVLLRDNEYVLLKRYQAEAAGAELVQKDGRASHFVARPETVPNKLNF
- a CDS encoding TauD/TfdA family dioxygenase, coding for MPTYFLTPQTPFGLLVQADSPGQTIAGIPADQIRAWVQEHRLLIFRGFRLFDKTQFALYAQQLGEPLQWPFGAINELKVKADAKNYLYTPSAVPLHWDGAFVGRIPYLIFFQCLKAPRAEDRGGTTFADTGRALARATAAQRARWAQATLRYRTEKIVHYGGTLTQRLLQDHPVTGEPTIRFAEPVHDLNPVTVEVLDATEEQQAALIAELQAALYAPEVFYIHTWQDNDIVLADNHVLLHGRDAFLNPNERHIQRINLLARPAHRGVAQFLKNSKTLRRTEFLIAEIPIFLIPIFLSAENFRFLKKPELYAGLAGIYLLFNFGDMVNAYADRRVDAVYKSHLSNAIFELGPAGVRWQMRASVAGTVLISLWLTCQTGRWQFVPLTVIGWALGFQYSWRPLHFKSRGLWQLAAQWAVIFFGPMAYTGSLVTHFPRPAVLTMAGAYGLLQVGVLMLNNAEDYTEDQAAGLNTAIVALGLHRSMRVAQALTGGAGLLALGSFAYLFRAEKLPKAAYVALLPLAGAVAYVAQGYETINQKIEDKDEAAATAVLKENGMRVPQWLKATAYTSLLAAGVLFAARVRRPRTQQS
- a CDS encoding NAD(P)/FAD-dependent oxidoreductase, which codes for MADLHSASPFTGSDPAEHIYDCAIIGGGVAGLTLAVQLAQAGRRVVLFEKETYPFHRVCGEYISLENYDFLCRIGVPLAEMDLPRMTRFTVSSPTGVALHHPLDIGGIGITRYELDLLLARLAAAHGASIQEGTKVTDVVFAGDVFTLTTAAGATVRARTACGAWGKHANLDGKLRRPFLASSRQGRQFVAVKYHLQLAGGFPQDLVEMHNFRDGYCGLSPVPGGVTNCSYISDVRNLRAHGNSVAEMERQVLMQNPLLRPYLEQAQRAGQAPIVISQITFRERSTVDAHVLMLGDAAGTIAPLAGNGMSMGMNASFLLHGLLLEFLEGRLSRAELEQQYTQAWRNLLSLRIRAGRLIHQFFGRPALTTLAIRALKGLPGITDQVLKLTHGKSY